In a single window of the Manis pentadactyla isolate mManPen7 chromosome 14, mManPen7.hap1, whole genome shotgun sequence genome:
- the CMKLR1 gene encoding chemerin-like receptor 1 isoform X2: protein MEGEDYNTSLIYDDEYPNDSYPIVVLEEVSSMEDRVAKIFLVVVYSIICFLGILGNGLVIVIATFKMKKSVNTVWFLNLAVADFLFNVFLPIHIAYAAMDYHWVFGTAMCKISNFLLIHNMYTSVFLLTIISFDRCISVLLPVWSQNHRRIRLAYMACVIIWVLAFFLSSPSLIFRDTAKLHGKISCFNNFSLSAASSSPGPTESQQHMAVTVTRFLCGFLVPVLVITACYFTIVCKLQRNRLAKTKKPFKIIVAIIITFFLCWCPYHTLNLLEIYHTIVPGSVFSLGLPLATAIAIANSCMNPILYVFMGQDFKKFKVALFSRLVNALSEETGHSYYPSHRSFTKMSSMNERSSLNERETSML, encoded by the coding sequence ATGGAGGGTGAGGATTACAACACCTCCCTCATCTACGATGATGAATACCCCAATGATTCCTACCCCATCGTGGTTTTGGAAGAGGTTTCTTCCATGGAGGACAGGGTGGCGAAGATCTTCCTGGTGGTGGTCTACAGCATCATCTGTTTCCTCGGGATCCTGGGCAATGGCTTAGTGATCGTCATCGCCACCTTCAAGATGAAGAAGTCAGTGAACACTGTCTGGTTCCTCAACCTGGCCGTGGCCGACTTCCTGTTCAATGTCTTCCTGCCAATCCACATTGCCTATGCTGCCATGGACTACCACTGGGTTTTTGGGACAGCCATGTGCAAGATCAGCAACTTTCTGCTCATTCACAACATGTACACCAGTGTCTTCCTGCTGACCATCATCAGCTTTGACCGCTGCATCTCTGTGCTCCTCCCTGTCTGGTCCCAGAACCATCGCCGCATCCGGCTGGCCTACATGGCTTGTGTGATTATCTGGGTCCTGGCTTTCTTCCTGAGTTCTCCATCCCTCATCTTCCGGGACACAGCCAAGCTGCATGGGAAAATATCCTGCTTCAACAACTTCAGCCTGTCAGCAGCCAGCTCTTCCCCAGGGCCCACCGAGTCCCAACAGCACATGGCGGTGACCGTCACCCGCTTCCTCTGTGGCTTTTTGGTCCCGGTTCTCGTCATCACAGCCTGCTACTTCACCATCGTCTGCAAGCTACAGCGCAACCGGCTGGCCAAGACCAAGAAACCCTTCAAGATCATCGTGGCCATCATCATCACCTTCTTCCTCTGCTGGTGCCCCTACCACACGCTCAACCTCCTGGAGATCTACCACACCATTGTGCCCGGCTCCGTCTTCAGCCTGGGTTTGCCCCTAGCCACAGCCATTGCTATTGCCAACAGCTGCATGAACCCCATTCTGTATGTCTTCATGGGTCAAGACTTCAAGAAGTTCAAGGTAGCCCTCTTCTCCCGCCTGGTCAATGCTCTGAGTGAGGAGACAGGCCACTCCTACTACCCCAGCCACAGGAGCTTTACCAAGATGTCATCGATGAACGAGAGGTCTTCGCTGAATGAGAGGGAGACTAGCATGCTTTGA